A region from the Halanaeroarchaeum sulfurireducens genome encodes:
- a CDS encoding type II toxin-antitoxin system antitoxin SocA domain-containing protein yields MAPSASEDPPLELDSDDKQELKEIVVEFLSRYEGLYEKRIQKLIFYGEIATAIKTGQRLTDADFMPYDYGPYSRAITNVLDELVEEGRISIREDGQYATTLSGGNISPKKTYLIGKIHSETKRMSTDELVDRAKNTWLWKNYEYGEDMDFAEYIDEVIMSPNERDMAREPERDPVEDADMERLLS; encoded by the coding sequence ATGGCTCCTAGCGCGTCCGAAGACCCTCCGCTTGAGCTGGACTCTGACGATAAGCAGGAGCTGAAGGAAATAGTCGTAGAGTTCCTCTCTCGCTATGAGGGCCTCTACGAGAAGCGGATTCAGAAGCTTATCTTCTACGGAGAGATAGCGACTGCGATTAAGACGGGGCAGCGCTTGACGGACGCGGATTTTATGCCGTATGATTACGGTCCCTACTCCCGGGCAATCACAAACGTCCTAGACGAATTAGTTGAAGAGGGTCGTATATCGATCCGAGAGGATGGCCAGTATGCGACGACTTTGTCTGGTGGGAATATCTCTCCGAAGAAGACCTATCTAATCGGGAAGATACACTCGGAGACGAAGCGGATGAGTACTGACGAACTTGTTGACCGTGCGAAGAATACGTGGCTCTGGAAGAACTACGAATACGGAGAGGATATGGATTTCGCCGAGTACATTGACGAGGTCATAATGTCCCCGAATGAGAGGGATATGGCCCGAGAGCCAGAGAGAGACCCCGTGGAAGATGCCGACATGGAACGACTTCTTTCCTAG